The proteins below are encoded in one region of Sphingobium yanoikuyae:
- a CDS encoding peptide MFS transporter codes for MATAITVPAEAGKTWLGHPRGLFLLFFAEMWERFSYYGMRAILIFYLTKHFLFGEDKAYILYGAYTSLVYITPVIGGYLADRFLGPRKAVLVGGVFIAIGHFLIAITEGPGGQDAFYLNGFYLALASIIVGTGFLKANISVLVGELYARDDHRRDPAFSIFYMGINLGGASGPIVCGLLGELWGWSWGFGAAGVGMLLGLVMFVWLRPWLLGKGEPPAPEKLRAPAIGTISQEWTIYASAALGVAAIWMVIRYAELLGYTLLIFSALTVAYILWRSVTVLTRVERDRMFAALFLIALNPLFWGLFEQTGSSLNIFTDRNVDRVILGWDVPASLFQSVNSIYIILLAPLFAVLWTFLDKRRLEPSSPAKFGIGLILCGAGFLVLVAGAAMAGQSLTPVIFVFLIYLLHTMAELCFSPVGLSAMTRLSVSNMVGLVMGTWFLAMAAGNFIAGLIARATGSGETGDVTQVLDVYSRIGWFSVVVGGLVLLVSPYVKRMMHLDLIAAEKGKQA; via the coding sequence ATGGCGACCGCAATCACCGTACCGGCGGAGGCAGGCAAGACCTGGCTCGGCCATCCGCGCGGCCTGTTCCTGCTGTTCTTCGCGGAAATGTGGGAACGTTTTTCCTATTATGGCATGCGTGCCATCCTGATTTTCTACCTCACCAAACATTTCCTGTTCGGCGAGGACAAGGCCTATATCCTCTACGGCGCCTATACCTCGCTGGTCTATATCACCCCGGTGATAGGCGGCTATCTGGCCGACCGGTTCCTTGGCCCGCGCAAGGCGGTGCTGGTGGGCGGCGTATTCATCGCCATCGGCCATTTCCTGATCGCCATCACCGAAGGGCCGGGGGGACAGGATGCCTTCTATCTCAACGGCTTCTATCTGGCGCTGGCCAGCATCATCGTCGGCACCGGCTTCCTGAAGGCCAATATCTCGGTGCTGGTGGGCGAACTTTATGCCCGTGACGATCATCGCCGCGACCCGGCCTTCTCCATCTTCTACATGGGCATCAACCTGGGCGGCGCCAGCGGACCGATTGTCTGCGGCCTGCTGGGCGAGCTGTGGGGCTGGAGCTGGGGCTTCGGCGCCGCCGGCGTCGGCATGCTGCTCGGCCTCGTCATGTTCGTCTGGCTGCGGCCCTGGCTGCTGGGCAAGGGCGAGCCGCCCGCGCCGGAAAAGCTGCGCGCGCCGGCGATCGGCACGATCTCGCAGGAATGGACCATCTATGCCAGCGCCGCGCTGGGCGTGGCGGCGATCTGGATGGTCATCCGCTATGCCGAACTGCTGGGCTATACGCTGCTGATCTTCTCGGCCCTGACGGTCGCCTACATCCTTTGGCGCTCGGTCACGGTGCTGACCAGGGTGGAGCGCGACCGGATGTTCGCCGCGCTCTTCCTGATCGCCCTCAATCCGCTCTTCTGGGGCCTGTTCGAACAGACCGGTTCCTCGCTCAACATCTTCACCGACCGCAATGTCGATCGCGTCATCCTGGGCTGGGATGTGCCGGCCTCTTTGTTCCAGTCGGTCAACTCCATCTACATCATCCTGCTCGCGCCGCTGTTCGCGGTGCTGTGGACCTTCCTCGACAAGCGCCGGCTGGAGCCATCCTCGCCCGCCAAGTTCGGCATCGGGCTCATCCTGTGCGGCGCCGGCTTCCTGGTGCTGGTCGCGGGCGCGGCGATGGCCGGGCAGTCGTTGACGCCGGTGATCTTCGTCTTCCTCATCTATCTGCTCCACACCATGGCGGAACTCTGCTTCTCGCCGGTCGGCCTGTCGGCGATGACGCGCCTGTCGGTGTCGAACATGGTCGGGCTGGTGATGGGCACCTGGTTCCTGGCGATGGCCGCGGGCAATTTCATCGCCGGCCTGATCGCGCGCGCCACCGGCAGCGGCGAGACGGGCGACGTGACCCAGGTGCTGGACGTCTACAGCCGCATCGGCTGGTTTTCCGTGGTGGTCGGCGGCCTGGTGCTGCTGGTCTCGCCCTATGTGAAACGCATGATGCATCTCGATCTCATTGCCGCTGAAAAGGGGAAACAGGCATGA
- a CDS encoding amidohydrolase, with product MNARSKLLLGLALVATGMTAPAVAKKEKDQPAPASQGSSAEPDNPYPSTYKPYPGVATAIRGATIFDGEGGRIDKGVVFLSGGKITSIGGPDTPIPADIAVFDGTGKYVTPGVIDIHSHLGVYPSPAVEAHSDGNEMTSPVTPHVWAEHSVWPQDPGFGRALANGGVTTLQILPGSGNLFGGRSVILKNVQARTMQGMKFPGAPYGLKMACGENPKRVYGAKGREPSTRMGNMAVDRQTWIKAREYQKKRAAGKDQTRDLGMETLADALEGKILVQNHCYRADEMANVIDMSKEFGYKVTAFHHAVEAYKIADLLRENGICAAMWGDWYGFKMEAYDGIKENVPLVHQAGACAIVHSDDENGIQRLNQEAAKALGAGRRMGLNIPDEIAWTWLAINPAKAMGIADQTGSLKVGKMADVVLWNGNPFSTYTRPEKVWVDGALLYDANDPKRRPVTDFELGQIGAGDVK from the coding sequence ATGAACGCACGCAGCAAGCTGCTGCTGGGGCTGGCGCTGGTCGCGACCGGCATGACCGCGCCGGCGGTCGCCAAAAAGGAAAAGGACCAGCCCGCACCGGCGTCCCAGGGCAGTTCGGCCGAGCCGGACAATCCCTATCCTTCGACCTACAAGCCCTATCCGGGCGTGGCGACCGCGATCCGCGGCGCGACCATCTTCGATGGTGAGGGCGGACGGATCGACAAGGGCGTCGTCTTCCTGTCGGGTGGCAAGATCACCTCGATCGGTGGCCCCGACACGCCGATTCCGGCGGACATCGCGGTGTTCGACGGCACCGGCAAATATGTGACGCCCGGCGTCATCGACATTCACAGCCATCTGGGCGTCTATCCCTCGCCTGCTGTGGAGGCGCATTCGGACGGCAATGAAATGACCTCGCCGGTCACGCCCCATGTCTGGGCCGAACATTCGGTCTGGCCGCAGGATCCCGGCTTCGGCCGCGCACTTGCCAATGGCGGCGTCACCACGCTTCAGATCCTGCCCGGCTCGGGCAATCTGTTCGGCGGTCGCAGCGTGATCCTGAAGAATGTCCAGGCCCGCACCATGCAGGGGATGAAGTTCCCCGGCGCGCCCTATGGCCTGAAGATGGCCTGCGGCGAAAACCCCAAGCGCGTCTATGGCGCCAAGGGGCGCGAGCCCAGCACCCGCATGGGCAATATGGCGGTCGATCGCCAGACCTGGATCAAGGCGCGCGAATATCAGAAGAAGCGCGCCGCCGGTAAGGACCAGACCCGTGACCTGGGCATGGAGACGCTGGCCGATGCGCTGGAAGGCAAGATCCTGGTCCAGAACCATTGCTACCGCGCCGACGAGATGGCCAATGTGATCGATATGTCGAAGGAGTTCGGCTACAAGGTCACCGCCTTCCACCACGCGGTCGAGGCCTACAAGATCGCCGATTTGCTGCGCGAGAACGGCATCTGCGCCGCCATGTGGGGCGACTGGTATGGCTTCAAGATGGAAGCCTATGACGGGATCAAGGAAAATGTCCCGCTCGTCCACCAGGCCGGCGCCTGCGCCATCGTCCATTCCGATGACGAAAATGGCATCCAGCGGCTGAACCAGGAAGCGGCCAAGGCATTGGGCGCGGGCCGTCGCATGGGGCTGAATATCCCTGACGAGATCGCCTGGACCTGGCTCGCCATCAACCCGGCCAAGGCGATGGGCATCGCCGACCAGACCGGCAGCCTGAAGGTCGGCAAGATGGCCGACGTCGTGCTGTGGAACGGCAATCCGTTCAGCACCTATACCCGGCCGGAAAAGGTCTGGGTCGACGGCGCCCTGCTCTATGACGCCAATGATCCCAAGCGGCGCCCGGTAACCGACTTCGAACTCGGCCAGATCGGCGCGGGAGACGTGAAATGA
- the prsR gene encoding PEP-CTERM-box response regulator transcription factor: MSDTRPKLLIVEDDPGLQRQLRWAYEDYQLFIAGDRLEAIEMLRMEAPDVVTLDLGLPPDPDGTSEGFATLEEILRIKPDTKVIVASGHGARESALNAISGGAYDFYQKPVDIDELGLIVRRAFHVHALEQENARLAEAAPEGGRVLGRMITGAPEMMRVARTIERVASADVSVMLLGASGTGKELLAQGLHDASPRRGGAFVAINCAAIPETLLESELFGHEKGAFTGAVKTTPGKIEQAQGGTLFLDEVGDIPLPLQVKLLRFLQERVIERIGGRQPIAVDTRIVCATHQDLDAMIAAASFREDLYYRLAEIVIRIPALRDRPGDPALLARHFLTRFAQDMNPQVKGFAPDALAALDAWGWPGNVRELENRVKRAVIMADGKHVTAADLDLDGDRAEGSEVVNLKAAREMADRRAIRRAIARTDGNISSAAKILGISRPTLYDLLKQYKMQG, translated from the coding sequence ATGAGCGACACCCGCCCCAAATTGCTGATCGTCGAGGATGATCCCGGCCTGCAGCGGCAATTGCGCTGGGCCTATGAGGATTATCAGCTCTTCATCGCCGGCGACCGGCTCGAAGCGATCGAGATGTTGCGGATGGAGGCACCCGATGTGGTGACGCTCGACCTGGGCCTGCCGCCGGACCCGGACGGCACCAGCGAGGGCTTTGCCACGCTGGAGGAGATATTGCGCATCAAGCCCGATACCAAGGTGATCGTGGCGTCGGGCCATGGCGCACGGGAAAGCGCGCTCAATGCCATTTCCGGCGGTGCCTATGATTTCTACCAGAAGCCGGTCGACATTGACGAACTGGGCCTGATCGTGCGCCGCGCCTTCCACGTCCACGCGCTGGAGCAGGAAAATGCCCGCCTCGCCGAAGCCGCGCCGGAGGGGGGCAGGGTGCTCGGCCGGATGATTACCGGCGCGCCGGAGATGATGCGGGTCGCCCGCACGATCGAGCGGGTCGCCAGCGCCGATGTCTCGGTCATGCTGCTGGGCGCCAGCGGCACCGGCAAGGAATTGCTGGCGCAGGGTCTGCATGATGCCAGCCCGCGTCGCGGCGGTGCCTTCGTCGCGATCAATTGCGCGGCCATCCCCGAAACCCTGCTGGAATCAGAACTGTTCGGGCATGAAAAGGGCGCCTTCACCGGTGCGGTCAAGACCACCCCCGGCAAGATCGAGCAGGCGCAGGGCGGCACCCTGTTCCTGGACGAGGTCGGCGACATTCCGCTGCCCCTGCAGGTAAAGCTGCTGCGCTTCCTGCAGGAACGGGTGATCGAACGGATCGGCGGGCGCCAGCCGATCGCGGTGGATACGCGCATCGTCTGCGCCACCCATCAGGATCTCGACGCGATGATCGCCGCCGCCAGCTTCCGTGAGGATCTCTATTATCGCCTTGCCGAGATCGTCATCCGCATCCCCGCGTTGCGCGACCGGCCGGGCGATCCGGCGCTGCTCGCGCGCCATTTCCTCACCCGCTTCGCGCAGGACATGAACCCGCAGGTCAAGGGCTTCGCCCCCGATGCGCTCGCCGCACTCGACGCCTGGGGCTGGCCGGGCAATGTGCGCGAGCTGGAAAATCGCGTGAAGCGCGCGGTCATCATGGCCGATGGCAAGCATGTGACGGCGGCCGATCTCGATCTCGACGGTGATCGAGCCGAAGGCAGCGAGGTCGTCAATCTCAAGGCCGCGCGCGAAATGGCCGATCGGCGCGCCATTCGCCGGGCGATCGCCCGCACCGACGGCAATATTTCCAGCGCCGCCAAGATATTGGGGATCAGCCGGCCGACTCTCTACGATCTGCTCAAGCAATATAAGATGCAGGGCTGA
- a CDS encoding nitroreductase family protein, which produces MFNDLSSPLTLLQTRRSGKPRDLIAPGPDDAQLRQILEVALRTPDHGKLAPWRFVIVPQDKREKLAALLEAAYRAEKPEAGRLEIEAMHQFAHQAPTLVVALSKPIAGSKIPVWEQELSAGAAIMNLLHATHALGFAGGWLTGWPSFNDDVRDAFGSADERLAGFVFIGTPSRALEERPRPDYNDIVSTWDR; this is translated from the coding sequence ATGTTCAACGACCTTTCCAGCCCCCTCACCCTGCTGCAGACCCGCCGTTCCGGCAAGCCGCGCGACCTGATCGCGCCCGGCCCGGACGATGCGCAGCTGCGCCAGATCCTCGAAGTCGCGCTGCGCACGCCCGATCATGGCAAGCTGGCGCCCTGGCGCTTCGTGATCGTGCCGCAGGACAAAAGGGAAAAGCTGGCCGCGCTGCTGGAGGCCGCCTATCGCGCCGAGAAGCCGGAGGCCGGGCGGCTGGAGATCGAGGCGATGCACCAGTTCGCGCATCAGGCGCCGACCCTGGTGGTGGCGCTGTCCAAGCCGATCGCGGGCAGCAAGATCCCGGTCTGGGAACAGGAATTGTCAGCCGGCGCCGCGATCATGAACCTGTTGCACGCCACCCATGCGCTGGGCTTTGCCGGCGGCTGGCTGACCGGATGGCCGAGCTTCAATGACGATGTGCGCGACGCCTTTGGCAGCGCGGACGAGCGGCTGGCCGGATTCGTCTTCATCGGCACGCCCTCACGCGCGCTGGAAGAACGGCCTCGGCCAGATTATAACGATATCGTATCGACATGGGACAGATAA
- a CDS encoding amidohydrolase family protein, with protein sequence MTMKTAIRAAAALLAIAASPMALAQTIAITGATLAIGDGSEPIQNGTVVISAGKVVAAGAGVAVPAGAKTIDASGKWVTPGIVSGFSRVGLAEVPGVKETNDINARTPFSAAIDVAPAINPLANPIAISRTAGVTRAVVVPATGNGIFAGQGAVVDLGADMDPITKARAFQYVEMGEEGAEDAGGSRPAAYLTFKMMLREAQDYARAPASYDGRSKDALLNRVDAEALVPVVTGAMPLMIHVESARDILGVLALRKDFPALKLILAGATEGWMVASQIAAAKVPVIAGGLDDLPSSFEKLAATQSNVGRMVKAGVPVAMGLMDRDEALQLRLATQQAGNMVALNKVPGATGLSWGQALRSITSAPAEAMGLGDRIGSLKAGKAGDVVIWDGDPLEMESAPVAVWIDGIQQPIDNRQTKLRDRYATPAEGSLPKAYEW encoded by the coding sequence ATGACGATGAAGACCGCAATCCGCGCCGCCGCCGCGCTGCTCGCCATTGCCGCCTCGCCCATGGCCCTGGCCCAGACCATCGCGATTACCGGCGCCACCCTGGCGATCGGGGACGGGTCGGAACCGATCCAGAATGGCACCGTGGTCATTTCCGCGGGCAAGGTGGTGGCCGCCGGGGCCGGCGTCGCCGTGCCGGCCGGCGCCAAGACCATCGACGCCAGCGGCAAATGGGTGACGCCCGGCATCGTCTCGGGCTTCTCGCGCGTCGGCCTGGCCGAAGTGCCCGGCGTCAAGGAAACCAACGACATCAACGCCCGCACGCCCTTCTCGGCCGCGATCGATGTTGCGCCGGCGATCAACCCGCTCGCCAATCCGATCGCGATCAGCCGCACCGCCGGCGTGACCCGCGCGGTGGTCGTGCCCGCGACCGGCAACGGCATCTTTGCCGGGCAGGGCGCGGTGGTCGATCTGGGTGCCGATATGGACCCGATCACCAAGGCGCGCGCCTTCCAATATGTCGAGATGGGCGAAGAGGGGGCGGAGGATGCCGGCGGCAGCCGACCGGCGGCTTACCTCACCTTCAAGATGATGCTGCGCGAGGCGCAGGATTATGCCAGGGCCCCGGCCAGCTATGATGGCCGGTCGAAGGACGCGCTGCTCAACCGGGTCGATGCCGAGGCGCTGGTCCCGGTCGTCACCGGCGCCATGCCGCTGATGATCCATGTCGAAAGCGCGCGCGACATTCTCGGCGTGCTGGCGCTCCGGAAGGACTTCCCGGCGCTGAAACTGATCCTCGCCGGCGCGACCGAGGGCTGGATGGTCGCCAGCCAGATCGCCGCCGCCAAGGTGCCGGTGATCGCCGGCGGGCTCGACGACCTGCCCTCCAGCTTCGAGAAGCTGGCCGCGACCCAGAGCAATGTCGGCCGCATGGTCAAGGCCGGCGTGCCCGTCGCCATGGGCCTGATGGACCGGGACGAAGCGCTGCAACTGCGCCTCGCCACCCAGCAGGCGGGCAATATGGTCGCCCTCAACAAGGTGCCGGGCGCCACTGGCCTCAGCTGGGGCCAGGCGCTGCGCAGCATCACTTCCGCCCCGGCCGAGGCGATGGGGCTGGGCGACCGGATCGGCTCGCTCAAGGCCGGCAAGGCGGGCGATGTGGTGATCTGGGACGGCGACCCGCTGGAAATGGAATCGGCGCCGGTCGCGGTGTGGATCGACGGCATCCAGCAGCCGATCGACAATCGCCAGACCAAGCTGCGCGACCGCTACGCCACCCCGGCCGAGGGCAGCCTGCCCAAGGCCTATGAATGGTAA
- a CDS encoding tetratricopeptide repeat protein has translation MRRSRLILLAGLALLLLALAGLWQWRVHEADGSAALARGLAALDAGDARTARIELMNAIRGNSASLPARLGHARALVQLGDGAGAQADLLRARKLGASVADINGLLAQALLLQGDADGALRAVQAREGKSAEAARVAARAWQAKGDNDAAQRAFDDALHLAPRAARTWIDLGRFRLMLGDQAGAIAAADKALALAPGDPDALTLRGMLIRDQYGLVAALPWFERALDDHPNALAPLTEYAATLADAGRASRALSVSRRILALDPGNPRAWFLQAVIAARAGQIDLARTLLARTDGRLDGEPATRLLRGVLHLSDGNAVLAADALGPLVAMQPDNRVARTLLARASYLTGDYAGTAATLAPLVDRHDADPYVLTLAARAQEQLGDRAQADALLARASWPVRPSSDLLGGTNAVMAPPADIATAADNIPYIRALLMQGRTGEAVDRAALLARANPGAPAAHVVLGDALVAAGRPADAARSFEAAANIRFDRNAALRLVAAWSAAGDPARALQLIRLFLAQNPMDVEMQRLAAGAAMQAHDWRGALRLLQAVQAQTGGHDALLMADLARASLETGSPGKARLYAAQAYRLMPANPVTADIYGLVLLRTDAKGPAAIDLLEKAVALAPQNPPFQFHLGQAYAAAGRKVEAKRALSHAAAAHFPDRQQAVKALAAL, from the coding sequence ATGCGGCGCTCACGCCTGATCCTGCTGGCGGGCCTCGCCCTGCTGCTGCTGGCGCTGGCCGGCCTGTGGCAGTGGCGCGTGCATGAGGCGGACGGCAGTGCGGCGCTCGCGCGTGGGCTGGCCGCGCTGGATGCCGGCGATGCGCGCACCGCCCGGATCGAGCTGATGAACGCCATTCGTGGCAATTCGGCATCGCTCCCGGCGCGGCTGGGCCATGCCCGCGCGCTGGTGCAGCTGGGTGATGGCGCCGGGGCGCAGGCCGATCTGCTGCGGGCGCGCAAGCTGGGCGCCAGCGTCGCGGACATAAATGGGCTGCTGGCGCAGGCGCTGCTGTTGCAGGGCGATGCCGATGGCGCCCTGCGCGCGGTGCAGGCGCGCGAAGGCAAGTCGGCCGAGGCCGCCCGTGTCGCAGCCCGTGCCTGGCAGGCGAAGGGCGACAATGACGCCGCGCAGCGCGCCTTTGACGATGCGCTGCATCTCGCCCCGCGTGCGGCCCGGACCTGGATCGATCTCGGCCGGTTCCGCCTGATGCTGGGCGACCAGGCCGGGGCGATTGCGGCGGCGGACAAGGCATTGGCGCTGGCACCGGGCGATCCGGATGCGCTGACCCTGCGCGGCATGCTGATCCGCGATCAATATGGGCTGGTGGCGGCGCTGCCCTGGTTCGAACGCGCGCTGGACGATCATCCCAATGCGCTTGCCCCGCTCACCGAATATGCCGCGACGCTGGCCGATGCCGGCCGTGCGAGCCGCGCGCTCAGCGTCAGCCGGCGCATCCTGGCGCTCGATCCCGGCAATCCGCGCGCCTGGTTCCTTCAGGCGGTGATCGCTGCCCGCGCCGGCCAGATCGATCTTGCCCGCACCCTGCTGGCGCGCACCGATGGCCGGCTGGATGGCGAGCCGGCGACCCGGTTGCTGCGCGGCGTGCTGCACCTGTCGGATGGCAATGCCGTGCTGGCGGCCGATGCGCTGGGGCCGCTGGTGGCGATGCAGCCCGACAATCGCGTGGCGCGCACGCTGCTCGCCCGCGCTTCCTATCTGACCGGCGACTATGCCGGCACGGCGGCGACGCTCGCGCCCCTTGTCGATCGCCATGATGCCGATCCCTATGTGCTGACGCTGGCGGCCCGCGCGCAGGAGCAACTGGGCGATCGCGCGCAGGCCGACGCGTTGCTGGCCCGCGCGTCCTGGCCGGTGCGTCCCTCGTCGGACCTGCTGGGGGGCACGAACGCCGTCATGGCGCCGCCGGCCGATATCGCCACTGCGGCCGACAATATCCCCTATATCCGCGCGCTGCTGATGCAGGGGCGCACGGGCGAGGCGGTCGACCGCGCCGCGCTGCTGGCGCGCGCTAATCCCGGCGCGCCGGCCGCCCATGTCGTGCTGGGCGATGCGCTGGTCGCTGCCGGTCGGCCCGCCGATGCCGCCCGCAGTTTCGAGGCGGCGGCCAATATCCGGTTCGATCGCAATGCTGCGCTGCGGCTGGTCGCGGCCTGGAGCGCGGCGGGCGATCCTGCCCGCGCGCTGCAACTTATCCGCCTGTTCCTGGCGCAGAACCCGATGGATGTGGAGATGCAGCGGCTGGCGGCCGGGGCGGCGATGCAGGCGCATGACTGGCGCGGCGCGCTGCGTTTGTTGCAGGCGGTGCAGGCGCAGACGGGCGGCCATGATGCGCTGCTGATGGCCGATCTGGCCCGCGCGAGCCTGGAAACGGGATCGCCCGGCAAGGCGCGCCTCTATGCGGCCCAGGCCTATCGCCTGATGCCGGCCAATCCGGTCACCGCCGACATCTATGGCCTGGTGTTGCTGCGCACCGATGCGAAGGGGCCGGCGGCGATCGACCTGCTGGAAAAGGCGGTCGCCCTCGCGCCGCAAAACCCGCCTTTCCAGTTCCATCTGGGGCAGGCCTATGCCGCCGCCGGGCGCAAGGTGGAGGCGAAGCGCGCTTTGTCGCACGCGGCCGCCGCCCATTTCCCCGATCGCCAGCAGGCGGTCAAGGCGCTCGCTGCCTTGTAA
- the prsK gene encoding XrtA/PEP-CTERM system histidine kinase PrsK yields MSALLQFIGDWGHALAAVLFAALGIFILRRRDDAAEPRMLASALLLTSCWALYVSFGGVDKPLSGIGESVRNAAWLMLLFVMLRRGPASRGGALVAVGLVYLAVAGLIFLQTSTDLTWRQLPVRSDLHQMLVAVSLVLRMMTAIGCLLLVHHLYTAWPSRDRGRVSLLLGALAAMWTYDLNLYVIGYFAMDRVNELYALRGPLMALLAPVIAIGMRKEMAGRLQLSRTIAFQSLSLVAVGLYVVVLTAAAVLIEMIAGPYARVVEIGAVFFVAVTALVLLPSPQMRALWKVQVAKHFFQHRYDYRTEWMRFGETIGRPGENAPPLGERVAKAVADITDSPAALLLLRTDDGRLAFEAQWNWPQEPIAGLSLPLDQLESWEGSGWIVDVGRIRDGDATFDLPPWLIEDAHVWALVPLLHYGRLIGAILLAPPPIDRRLDWEDFDMLRAAGRQAATHISEAQGQQALDDAQRFDEFNRRFAFIAHDIKNLVSQLSLLSRNAERHADNPDFRADMLLTLKESVGKMNDMLARLSQHNKGRPEEPRPVALGPLVDQVVRSRARQRAITVSGDLPVALADPARVEQILVHLLQNAIDASDADRPVELHLGSAHGQATLAVVDQGCGMTAEFIRRDLFKPFSSSKAGGFGLGAFEARSLAEAMGGRIDVESKPGVGSRFTLRLPLAPAPARDDVQGKAA; encoded by the coding sequence ATGAGCGCGCTGCTGCAATTCATCGGCGACTGGGGCCATGCACTGGCCGCGGTCCTGTTCGCCGCGCTTGGCATCTTCATCCTGCGGCGCCGGGACGATGCGGCCGAGCCGCGCATGCTCGCCAGCGCGCTGCTGCTGACCTCCTGCTGGGCGCTCTATGTCTCGTTCGGTGGCGTCGACAAGCCGCTGTCGGGCATCGGGGAAAGTGTCCGCAACGCCGCCTGGCTGATGCTGCTGTTCGTCATGCTGCGGCGCGGGCCGGCCTCGCGCGGCGGCGCGCTGGTCGCCGTCGGCCTCGTCTATCTCGCCGTCGCCGGCCTCATCTTCCTCCAGACCTCGACCGATCTCACCTGGCGGCAATTGCCGGTCCGCAGCGATCTGCACCAGATGCTGGTGGCGGTGTCGCTGGTGCTGCGGATGATGACCGCGATCGGCTGCCTGCTGCTGGTCCATCATCTCTACACCGCCTGGCCCTCGCGCGATCGCGGGCGGGTGTCGCTGCTGCTCGGCGCGCTGGCGGCGATGTGGACCTATGACCTCAATCTCTATGTCATCGGCTATTTCGCGATGGACCGGGTCAACGAGCTATACGCGCTGCGCGGGCCGCTGATGGCGCTGCTGGCGCCGGTCATCGCCATCGGCATGCGCAAGGAAATGGCCGGCCGCCTGCAATTGTCGCGCACCATTGCCTTCCAGTCGCTCTCGCTGGTCGCGGTCGGCCTCTATGTCGTGGTGCTGACCGCGGCGGCGGTGCTGATCGAGATGATCGCCGGCCCCTATGCGCGGGTGGTGGAGATTGGCGCGGTCTTCTTCGTCGCGGTGACCGCGCTCGTCCTGCTGCCCTCGCCACAGATGCGCGCGCTGTGGAAGGTGCAGGTCGCCAAGCATTTCTTCCAGCATCGCTACGATTATCGCACCGAATGGATGCGCTTTGGCGAAACCATCGGCCGGCCGGGCGAAAATGCCCCGCCGCTGGGCGAGCGGGTGGCCAAGGCGGTCGCCGACATCACCGATTCCCCCGCTGCCTTGCTGCTGCTGCGCACCGATGACGGTCGGCTGGCGTTCGAGGCGCAATGGAACTGGCCGCAGGAGCCGATTGCCGGCCTGTCCCTGCCGCTCGATCAGTTGGAAAGCTGGGAAGGGAGCGGCTGGATCGTCGATGTCGGTCGCATCCGCGATGGCGACGCCACCTTCGACCTGCCGCCTTGGCTGATCGAGGATGCCCATGTCTGGGCGCTGGTCCCGCTGCTCCATTATGGCCGGCTGATCGGCGCGATCCTGCTTGCGCCGCCGCCGATCGACCGCCGCCTCGACTGGGAGGATTTCGACATGCTGCGCGCTGCCGGGCGCCAGGCGGCGACCCATATCAGCGAGGCGCAGGGGCAGCAGGCGCTCGACGACGCCCAGCGCTTCGACGAGTTCAACCGCCGCTTCGCCTTCATCGCGCATGACATCAAGAATCTGGTCAGCCAATTGTCCCTGCTCTCGCGCAATGCCGAGCGGCACGCCGACAATCCCGATTTCCGTGCCGACATGCTGCTGACGCTCAAGGAGTCGGTGGGCAAGATGAACGACATGCTCGCCCGCTTGTCGCAGCATAACAAGGGCCGGCCCGAAGAGCCGCGCCCGGTGGCGCTGGGGCCGCTGGTCGATCAGGTCGTGCGCAGCCGCGCCCGCCAGCGCGCCATCACCGTCAGTGGTGACTTGCCGGTCGCGCTCGCCGATCCGGCGCGGGTCGAGCAGATACTGGTCCATCTGCTGCAAAATGCGATCGACGCCAGCGATGCCGATCGCCCGGTCGAACTGCATCTGGGCAGCGCGCATGGCCAGGCGACATTGGCCGTGGTCGATCAGGGCTGCGGCATGACCGCCGAATTCATCCGCCGCGATCTGTTCAAGCCCTTTTCGTCCAGCAAGGCCGGCGGCTTTGGCCTCGGCGCCTTCGAGGCGCGGAGCCTGGCCGAGGCGATGGGCGGTCGGATCGACGTGGAAAGCAAACCCGGCGTGGGGAGCCGTTTCACCCTGCGCCTGCCGCTGGCGCCCGCGCCGGCGCGCGATGATGTTCAAGGAAAGGCCGCCTGA
- a CDS encoding GntR family transcriptional regulator — MSDESKPVYLRLREIIAASILDGDYRDGDLLPSVRAFAAQQGANPLTVAKAYQSFQDDGLVVVKRGVGMFVADGATRKLREAERSRFLESVWPPVAAQIRRLGIRLDELDSQKV, encoded by the coding sequence ATGAGCGACGAATCCAAACCCGTCTATCTCCGCCTCCGCGAGATCATTGCCGCCTCCATCCTGGATGGGGACTATCGCGATGGCGACCTCCTCCCCTCGGTCCGCGCCTTTGCCGCGCAGCAGGGCGCCAATCCGCTGACCGTGGCCAAGGCCTATCAGAGCTTCCAGGATGACGGGCTGGTCGTCGTGAAGCGCGGCGTGGGCATGTTCGTCGCCGATGGCGCGACCCGCAAGCTGCGCGAGGCGGAACGCAGCCGCTTCCTGGAAAGCGTGTGGCCGCCGGTCGCGGCACAGATCCGGCGGCTGGGCATCCGGCTCGACGAACTGGACAGCCAGAAGGTCTGA